From Aegilops tauschii subsp. strangulata cultivar AL8/78 chromosome 5, Aet v6.0, whole genome shotgun sequence:
GCAACCACCCCAATCTCCAACAGGCGTGATAAGACCTGATCGATCTTCCACACCAGGAGCTGGTCTACCTCTTCACCCACTTCCTCTGCAGCCATCAGCCCATCCAAGATTTGAGAGAGGTGAGCAGCCATGGCGCATCATGTCGGGGGCGTCATCGCCTCTGCCATCCTCGGTGTTGTGAGCAAGCAGATCATGTCCGCCATCAAAGGCCAGATCAAGCTGCAGTGGAACTTCGTAAGCGACCTACAGAAGATGAGATCGTCGCTGCAGACGGTGGAGGCCCTGCTCGAAGATGCTGAGAGGCGGTCCATCACGGATCAGGCGGTGCGTCTGTGGCTGGGGCGGCTCAAGGACACCATGTATGAGATCTCTGACATGATCGATGATTTCGAAGTCAACACCGAACCTGCGCCACAAAAGGTATCCGCACCCAGTTGACTTAACCAAGATGAAATTTCTCCAGTGCTTGAATATGTATTATCTTATTTCCAGGACTGTCAAATTATATTTCATTACTTTGAACATCAAAATGTACTAAAATAAAATTTGTTGCCTTTGTAGTGTTGCGCTCAAATCAGCGTTTCCAGGTTGAAAATGGCCAATAAGATGAAGAATATGAGAGAGCAGCTGAAGGGGATCACAGAAGACCGCATTCCTTTCACTTTCATGCAAGAAAATGTCCCTCGCCTGCAGGATAACCGGGAAACAACAGCGGCTGTGACAGAAGCACAAGTCATAGGGAGGGATAAGGAAAAACAGGAGGTGATGGTTCGTTTATCTGGGAGCATCACAGAAAAGATGACCATTCTTCCGATATATGGTATTGGAGGCATTGGGAAGACAACCATGGCACGATTGGTTTTCAATGATCCGCAGTTCAGAGAGTACTCTCGGGTCTGGGTATATGTGTCCCAGACGTTTGATTTGAAGAAAATTGGGAATTCTATAATATCACAACTATCCGTTAGTGATAGTCAGCCTACTGAACTTGAGATGATAGGAAATAGCCTTAAAAGGCTCCTTTTTGGTAAGAAGGTCCTAATCATCTTTGATGACCTGTGGGAAAGGGAACAAACTGAGTTGGAAaaattgaagaatatgctaaagCCGGGTGAAGGCAGCAAAGTGGTGGCGGTAGTAACCACACGAGAAGAAAATATTGCACAGAAAATTCAGACGGTGGAGCCGTACAAGCTAGCTCCCTTGACAGATGACATTTGTTGGGCTATCATAAAAGATAAGACTTCCTTTGATGCTAGAACTGACAGAGCACAGTTAGAGATGATCGGGAAGGACATTGCAAAGAAGTGTGGAGGCATGGCTTTAGCAGCCCAATCTATTGGGTATATGCTGGACTATATGAAGTCATCTGATGAATGGGTGTCGGTGAACAACAGTGAGTTCTGGGACGTGCTTGCCTCAAAAGAATTTTCACCTCATCAGGTGCATGCATCCTTGCTGCTAAGCTATCGCAGTATGGGTTCATATTTGAAGCTATGCTTTGTCTATTGTGCAATCTTTCCAAAAGGTCACTGGATAGCTAAAGAAGCTCTAGTTCACCAATGGGTTGCTCTTggacttgttgagccaccaatgGCATCATCCTACAATCAACATAGCACTGATAGATATATTAATCAGCTTTTAGGCATGTGCTTCCTTGAACATCCAAAGTCGTCATGGGTGAGTTACTGATCTGATCTGGTGTTGATCTGGTGTGCACCTACACGTACCCTCTATTATTTTTAGATACTTCCAGTAcaccaaaaatcctgaaaaattTATAACCATTGTGCCTACACGCTAGCTCATTCGCAACTTTCCCGATGATGGATTTCTCTTCTACTCCCTCCATTGTCCTTATATTTTTAGACAGCGCTCATCAGTGTACAAGGCTTTTCGATTACCTTATCTGTCTACTAGTTGTTAATATAAATATATCCAATACGTAATAGCATGAAGGTGTTCTTCTCAAGTCTGAAACTATGTATACTATTGATGCAGAGTATGCAAGTTGAAACTGAATTCTTGGTCATGCATGACCTAGTACATGATCTCGCAAGATCTGTTCTGGCCGATGAAATTGGTATAGAGGATCCAACCTGCCGATATGCGTGGCTGACAGATCACAGAAAGCTACTCAAGTCATCAATGACTCCGCTCGCCAAGATAAGGGCACTGCATTTTCATGATCGTAGCAACTATCAGCTTGATCGTGATGCATTTTCACCAGCTAAATGCCTCCGTGTTTTAGATTTAAGCAGATATTGTACGCAAGAGTTGCCTGATTCTATTGGTCAGCTGAAACAGTTGAGGCATCTCGATGCTTCTTCATGGAGCCGGAAGCTCGAACGGTGGGAGTCTACAAGGATACCAAAAGCTCTGGGTGCCCTTAACAAACTGCAGTATTTGAATTTATCACGACGTGGCAGGCTCGTAGGACTGCCAAAGGTCATGAGCAATCTCATGGAACTCCGGTATCTAAATATATCACACTGCCACGGTTATTATTTATCAGACAGCCCATCGGCAAATCAAAGTTTCATTGACTGTATCGGTACCCTTCCCAATCTGGAGCAGCTGGACCTGTCTTGGAATGACTATTGTTTTTGTGTACCAGAAAGTTTTAGCAGCCTCAACAAACTGAACCTCCGCGGCTGCATGCACATTGCTAGCCTTCCAGAAAATGTGGCCAAATTGGATATCCTCAGGCTTTTTGGATTGTTGCAATACGGGGGGTTTCCTGTGCGTGCAGATGATAGTGAATCTAGCAGCAGCAATCTTGTCTTTCTTAAGCATGCAAATCCTCAAGTGTTGAGTATCAAAGATCTTGTAAATGTGAGGTCTGTAGAAGAGGCATGCTGTATAAGGTTGATGGAAAAACAGAGCATCGAAGAATTGACATTGCGGTGGGGCGAAGGCGCGAGTTCTGTGGAACACATGGCGCTGCTAAAAGAGCTAGTGCCACCAACAAGTGTACAGAATTTGAATATATTTGGCTACAAGGGTGTCATATTTCCATACTGGGTTATGCATATAAGCAAATATCTTCCTAATCTTGTGAGCTTGAGGTTGTGGAATCTGTCGTGCAGCGGCCTACCAACACTCGTCCAACTACCCAACCTACGCAAGATTTTTCTTGGCTACATGTATAACCTGGAAGAATTTACCACAGGGTGCTCCATGAGTGGGGATGGTGCAAATGAGCTCACGTTGCCTAAACTTGAGCATCTGGAAATGTACAGGTGCCCCAAGTTGAGGATCAAACCGTGTCCTCCTAGAGCTGTGCACTGGTTTATATCAAGTAGTGATAACGCGCTATCGTCATGGGAAGAGTGTGCCTCGACCTCGAGCACACCTGCTTCCTCCTCTTCTCCTCCCGTGAATAAACTGAAAGTTGAGAAGTCCGAGTTGCCTTTGCACCAGTGGAGATTGCTTCACCACCTTCCTGGCCTTAGTGATGTAAGTATCACCCATTGCGATGATCTGACTATCTCACCACAGATCGGCCAAGCCTTCAAGTCCCTGGAATCACTCTCCCTCGAATGCATTGAAATGAAAATTCTGCCAGAATGGTTGGGTGAGCTCACATCTCTTCGACAACTCAACTTAATATGCATGAACTTCCTACAAGAATTGGACAAGAACATGAAGCAACTTACACAGTTGCAATCACTGAGTCTGGATATGTGCAATGCATTGACATCAC
This genomic window contains:
- the LOC109733982 gene encoding disease resistance protein RGA2-like — protein: MAHHVGGVIASAILGVVSKQIMSAIKGQIKLQWNFVSDLQKMRSSLQTVEALLEDAERRSITDQAVRLWLGRLKDTMYEISDMIDDFEVNTEPAPQKCCAQISVSRLKMANKMKNMREQLKGITEDRIPFTFMQENVPRLQDNRETTAAVTEAQVIGRDKEKQEVMVRLSGSITEKMTILPIYGIGGIGKTTMARLVFNDPQFREYSRVWVYVSQTFDLKKIGNSIISQLSVSDSQPTELEMIGNSLKRLLFGKKVLIIFDDLWEREQTELEKLKNMLKPGEGSKVVAVVTTREENIAQKIQTVEPYKLAPLTDDICWAIIKDKTSFDARTDRAQLEMIGKDIAKKCGGMALAAQSIGYMLDYMKSSDEWVSVNNSEFWDVLASKEFSPHQVHASLLLSYRSMGSYLKLCFVYCAIFPKGHWIAKEALVHQWVALGLVEPPMASSYNQHSTDRYINQLLGMCFLEHPKSSWSMQVETEFLVMHDLVHDLARSVLADEIGIEDPTCRYAWLTDHRKLLKSSMTPLAKIRALHFHDRSNYQLDRDAFSPAKCLRVLDLSRYCTQELPDSIGQLKQLRHLDASSWSRKLERWESTRIPKALGALNKLQYLNLSRRGRLVGLPKVMSNLMELRYLNISHCHGYYLSDSPSANQSFIDCIGTLPNLEQLDLSWNDYCFCVPESFSSLNKLNLRGCMHIASLPENVAKLDILRLFGLLQYGGFPVRADDSESSSSNLVFLKHANPQVLSIKDLVNVRSVEEACCIRLMEKQSIEELTLRWGEGASSVEHMALLKELVPPTSVQNLNIFGYKGVIFPYWVMHISKYLPNLVSLRLWNLSCSGLPTLVQLPNLRKIFLGYMYNLEEFTTGCSMSGDGANELTLPKLEHLEMYRCPKLRIKPCPPRAVHWFISSSDNALSSWEECASTSSTPASSSSPPVNKLKVEKSELPLHQWRLLHHLPGLSDVSITHCDDLTISPQIGQAFKSLESLSLECIEMKILPEWLGELTSLRQLNLICMNFLQELDKNMKQLTQLQSLSLDMCNALTSLPQWLGELTLLKTLMCVHMCVPIVLPTKYQCVCN